In Drosophila yakuba strain Tai18E2 chromosome X, Prin_Dyak_Tai18E2_2.1, whole genome shotgun sequence, a single genomic region encodes these proteins:
- the LOC120320467 gene encoding uncharacterized protein LOC120320467, which produces MQSGGSVRSSSINIARTAWRTSIPEARAGVSVAAEYVGTLITPCYISIGGKSESGLLARTGPSRRQSRRPTSSNPASRQCSPTLQRPSVNLRFDIGDKRFDVRAMVDECFTSSRIDGSLAEAMALPILGVGDERVCRATLIPIHTETPRIEVVFHVEEQLRMRTSARELPDAAKTVFTNLIL; this is translated from the coding sequence ATGCAGAGCGGCGGCTCCGTGCGGTCCTCATCAATAAATATTGCCCGAACTGCTTGGCGCACCAGCATTCCGGAGGCTCGTGCCGGAGTGAGTGTCGCTGCCGAGTATGTGGGGACGCTCATCACACCTTGCTACATTTCCATCGGCGGGAAAAGCGAGAGCGGTCTGCTAGCGCGGACAGGCCCATCGAGACGCCAGAGCCGAAGGCCAACATCGAGCAACCCCGCCTCTCGGCAGTGCTCTCCCACACTGCAACGGCCATCCGTCAATCTGCGGTTCGACATCGGGGACAAGCGCTTTGATGTGCGAGCCATGGTAGATGAGTGCTTTACTTCGAGCCGCATTGACGGATCACTGGCCGAGGCCATGGCCCTCCCTATCCTGGGAGTCGGTGATGAGAGGGTGTGCAGAGCCACTCTCATCCCGATTCATACAGAGACGCCACGGATTGAGGTGGTGTTCCAcgtcgaggagcagctgcgaATGCGGACTTCTGCCCGAGAGCTGCCTGACGCCGCCAAAACAGTGTTCACCAACCTCATCCTGTAG